One part of the Limnochordia bacterium genome encodes these proteins:
- a CDS encoding aminotransferase class I/II-fold pyridoxal phosphate-dependent enzyme, with protein sequence MNRDFVSPVIKSLAPSGIRRFFDLVADMDDVVSLGIGEPDFVTPWRIREAALHSLKEGYTMYTSNQGLLELRNAISDYWYENMGMRYNPKEEIIVTVGVSEALDLLMRTILTPGDEVIMAEPCYVSYQPTVILAGGVPRTIPTTMEDGFQLRVDELEKAINERTKAVLLCSPNNPTGTVLTSHCLADIARVAVKYDLLVITDEIYSELVYDGKYTSIAQMPGMRERAIVLNGFSKTYAMTGWRIGYALGRTDVIKGMNKIHQYTMLCAPITSQKAAIEALRNCHREKAAMRQEYNERRRLIVKGLNEVGLECSMPQGAFYVFPSVRSTGLDAETFCEQLLKQEKVAVVPGTAFGSSGEGFVRCSYAASIDEIKEALERIGRFVENNSLRKCASGEGA encoded by the coding sequence ATGAACCGGGATTTCGTCTCTCCTGTAATAAAATCTTTGGCCCCATCGGGGATTAGACGTTTTTTTGACCTTGTGGCGGACATGGACGATGTGGTTTCCCTTGGGATCGGCGAACCGGACTTTGTGACGCCTTGGCGGATTCGGGAAGCGGCTCTTCATTCCCTCAAAGAAGGATATACCATGTACACGTCAAATCAAGGGTTGCTCGAGCTACGGAATGCGATCAGTGATTATTGGTACGAAAACATGGGGATGAGATACAACCCTAAGGAAGAAATTATCGTCACGGTAGGTGTAAGTGAGGCCCTTGATTTATTGATGCGGACTATTCTTACTCCGGGCGATGAGGTGATCATGGCGGAACCCTGCTATGTCTCTTATCAGCCGACGGTGATCTTGGCGGGTGGGGTCCCCCGCACTATTCCCACAACCATGGAGGATGGTTTCCAGTTAAGGGTAGACGAACTAGAGAAGGCGATTAACGAGCGTACGAAAGCAGTTTTGCTGTGTTCTCCTAACAATCCCACTGGAACAGTCCTAACAAGTCATTGCTTGGCGGATATTGCTAGAGTCGCCGTCAAGTACGATCTCTTAGTGATTACCGATGAGATCTACTCAGAATTGGTATACGATGGCAAGTACACCAGTATAGCCCAAATGCCGGGTATGAGGGAACGGGCGATTGTCCTAAACGGCTTCTCCAAAACCTATGCGATGACCGGGTGGCGAATCGGGTACGCCCTTGGGCGCACCGACGTGATCAAAGGGATGAACAAGATTCATCAGTATACCATGCTTTGTGCCCCGATTACCAGTCAAAAGGCGGCAATCGAAGCTTTGAGGAATTGTCATAGGGAAAAGGCCGCCATGCGCCAGGAGTACAATGAGCGTCGCAGATTGATCGTTAAAGGACTCAATGAGGTTGGCCTAGAGTGCTCTATGCCCCAGGGGGCGTTTTATGTATTCCCTTCAGTTAGGAGTACAGGGCTTGATGCGGAGACTTTCTGTGAGCAGCTTCTCAAACAGGAGAAGGTGGCAGTGGTCCCGGGAACAGCCTTTGGATCAAGCGGGGAAGGCTTTGTACGTTGTTCCTATGCTGCCAGTATTGATGAGATCAAAGAGGCCCTTGAACGCATCGGGCGTTTTGTTGAGAACAATAGCTTACGTAAATGTGCCAGTGGTGAGGGGGCTTAA
- the nadD gene encoding nicotinate-nucleotide adenylyltransferase, with translation MVQSIGVLGGTFDPIHLGHLILGEYVGEYLNLSQVLFVPAGTPGHKRDRNVTSAEHRRAMTELAIADNPRFHLCTVDLERQGATYTVDTLKSIKRIYPDRELSFIIGSDNLLDLLNWRQPEQVISLCNLAVMPRPGFSISEAKQRLGSLYIEERIKIVPAFTIDISSTDIRNRISQGISVRYLIPESVSSYIEEHGLYGYR, from the coding sequence TTGGTCCAGTCAATCGGTGTTTTAGGTGGTACTTTTGATCCAATTCATCTAGGACATCTAATTCTCGGGGAGTACGTAGGTGAATACCTTAATCTGTCTCAGGTTTTGTTTGTACCAGCGGGTACTCCCGGGCACAAACGCGACAGAAACGTCACTTCCGCGGAACATCGTAGGGCCATGACTGAATTAGCTATTGCGGATAATCCCCGTTTTCATCTTTGTACCGTGGACTTGGAACGGCAGGGCGCTACCTATACCGTGGATACGCTCAAAAGCATTAAGAGAATTTATCCTGACCGGGAGCTGTCTTTCATTATTGGTTCGGATAACCTGTTGGATCTTTTGAACTGGCGGCAGCCAGAGCAGGTCATCTCGTTGTGCAATCTAGCTGTGATGCCCCGTCCAGGCTTTTCCATATCCGAAGCTAAACAACGACTAGGTTCGTTATATATTGAGGAACGAATCAAGATTGTTCCCGCCTTTACCATTGATATTTCATCAACAGATATTCGAAACAGGATAAGCCAAGGTATTTCCGTGAGGTATCTGATTCCAGAGAGTGTTTCAAGTTATATTGAGGAGCATGGGCTTTATGGATATAGATGA
- the rsfS gene encoding ribosome silencing factor, protein MCILDLSQLSIMCDYFVICTGQSDVSRKAIADNIEKELSGLGRKRLHREGEHGSGWVLIDYGDVIVHIFSPEERDYYGLERLWGDAKQVEVTIGSENPKLG, encoded by the coding sequence GTGTGTATTCTCGATTTGAGCCAGTTATCGATTATGTGCGACTATTTTGTAATCTGCACCGGTCAATCCGATGTTTCAAGAAAGGCGATTGCCGATAACATAGAAAAAGAGCTTTCCGGTTTGGGGAGAAAGCGGTTGCATCGGGAAGGGGAACACGGATCAGGATGGGTTCTCATTGATTATGGCGATGTGATTGTACACATCTTTTCCCCCGAGGAGAGAGATTACTACGGTCTGGAAAGACTGTGGGGCGATGCAAAGCAAGTCGAAGTGACTATAGGATCAGAGAATCCCAAACTTGGATGA
- a CDS encoding LacI family transcriptional regulator, which produces MKPSRVRIVDVAKAAGVSAATVSMVLNNKGSISASTRQHVLAVADELGYIHEGSNKDTAAQMLALVVEELPVPLFADPFCSEIMAGVEEEARRLGFGMLLVVLPTIKGETVIPNNLRGRNLAGIIGLGGGDLADSTVQEIVALGHPVVLVDNHLPEPSAFGTVSSIVADNFRAGYLATQHLLRLGKRRLAIIQGSRKYKPLNERFYGFLAAMMDYGVKPEEQYICQKISRGATKGQAEAEYLLSLSNPPEGIICISDKVALNVLGPVMRLGLQVPQNIGIVGIDDIYGASQTDPPLTTVRIPKREMGRVAVRQLLRCIDTGQEYYTKTCLPVELVIRGSCGART; this is translated from the coding sequence ATGAAACCATCCCGGGTTCGGATCGTTGATGTGGCCAAGGCTGCGGGGGTTTCCGCGGCCACAGTTTCCATGGTGCTAAACAATAAGGGAAGCATTTCCGCAAGCACACGTCAGCATGTACTTGCGGTGGCCGATGAACTTGGCTATATCCATGAAGGCTCCAACAAGGATACTGCTGCGCAGATGTTGGCCCTTGTGGTGGAGGAGCTACCGGTGCCCCTGTTTGCAGATCCATTCTGCAGCGAGATTATGGCTGGGGTAGAAGAAGAGGCACGACGTCTCGGCTTTGGCATGTTACTTGTGGTATTGCCTACGATAAAGGGGGAGACTGTGATCCCAAACAACCTCCGTGGGCGCAACCTTGCCGGGATCATCGGACTTGGTGGAGGGGATTTGGCAGATTCGACGGTTCAAGAGATCGTAGCCTTGGGTCATCCGGTGGTTCTAGTGGACAATCACTTACCGGAGCCTTCTGCTTTTGGTACGGTCAGTAGTATCGTGGCTGATAATTTCCGGGCCGGGTATCTGGCCACGCAGCATCTTCTAAGGCTAGGAAAAAGGCGCCTTGCCATTATCCAGGGTTCGAGGAAGTACAAGCCCTTGAACGAAAGATTTTATGGTTTCCTAGCCGCGATGATGGATTATGGGGTAAAACCCGAGGAACAGTACATTTGTCAGAAGATATCCCGGGGCGCAACCAAAGGACAGGCAGAAGCGGAATATTTACTTAGCTTGAGCAATCCCCCGGAGGGGATTATCTGCATTAGCGATAAAGTAGCCCTAAACGTGTTGGGGCCGGTAATGCGTTTGGGCTTGCAAGTGCCGCAAAATATTGGTATTGTAGGAATAGATGATATCTATGGTGCAAGTCAGACGGATCCACCCCTTACCACCGTGCGTATCCCCAAAAGGGAAATGGGACGGGTGGCTGTACGGCAGTTACTAAGATGTATCGATACCGGGCAGGAATATTACACTAAGACCTGTCTTCCTGTAGAGCTTGTGATTAGGGGCTCTTGTGGAGCTCGAACATAA
- a CDS encoding SDR family oxidoreductase has translation MIPTSQLLQMEGKKVLVTGASSGIGRAIALRFADAQAQVLLLDINRDGLGEIKQNLLPAASVYPIDLTSKKQIDEFWESLDDDALPDVIINNAGVYPAKDFLDIDEDFLRQTFAINLESVLWMCQGFIGRARKKGGIIINVSSIEAILPFKKDLVTYSVSKAGVLALTRALARDYGRHNFRVNCILPGAIKTPGTTRLIKQAIQKIKLDLIKTGYDFQNRLALNRWGQPDEVARVALFLASDLASYVQGTIIPVDGGFLSS, from the coding sequence ATGATACCAACGTCACAGCTTCTCCAAATGGAAGGGAAGAAGGTTCTAGTCACAGGTGCTTCTTCGGGAATCGGTAGAGCGATCGCACTACGTTTCGCTGATGCACAGGCCCAAGTTCTGCTTTTGGATATTAATCGGGATGGTTTGGGGGAGATTAAACAAAACCTGTTGCCGGCAGCTTCTGTGTATCCAATTGACCTGACTAGTAAAAAACAGATTGATGAGTTTTGGGAAAGCCTAGACGATGATGCTCTACCCGATGTGATTATTAATAATGCGGGGGTATACCCGGCTAAGGACTTTTTAGATATTGACGAGGACTTTCTGCGGCAGACCTTTGCCATCAACCTGGAATCAGTCCTGTGGATGTGTCAGGGCTTCATCGGACGCGCTAGGAAAAAAGGTGGCATTATCATCAACGTCTCGTCCATCGAGGCGATCCTACCCTTCAAAAAGGATCTAGTCACCTACAGCGTAAGCAAAGCAGGGGTATTGGCCCTTACCCGGGCTCTAGCCCGGGACTATGGTCGGCACAACTTTCGGGTCAATTGTATTCTTCCAGGTGCGATCAAAACACCTGGGACGACCCGGTTAATCAAGCAAGCGATCCAAAAGATAAAACTGGACTTGATTAAGACCGGTTATGACTTTCAGAACCGACTAGCCCTCAATCGTTGGGGCCAGCCGGATGAGGTGGCCCGGGTCGCGCTATTCCTCGCTTCAGATTTGGCCAGCTATGTGCAGGGTACCATTATTCCTGTCGATGGCGGCTTCCTCTCATCATAA
- a CDS encoding Lrp/AsnC family transcriptional regulator: MNKRILEILEQDNRVSPKDIATMLDLTEDEVIDQIAQMEEQGIIVKYHALVNWEKVDDDLVEAMIAVQVEPERDVGFDDIAERIYNFPEVRALYLMSGSYDLSVFVEGRDIREVAHFVSTKLATIDRVKSTVTYFVLKKYKQEGVILDGKTKPKRMAVSP; encoded by the coding sequence TTGAATAAGAGGATCCTTGAAATATTAGAGCAGGATAACCGAGTCTCTCCTAAGGATATAGCAACTATGCTTGACCTGACAGAGGATGAGGTTATAGATCAAATCGCCCAGATGGAAGAACAGGGGATAATAGTTAAGTACCATGCGTTAGTCAACTGGGAAAAGGTTGATGACGATTTAGTCGAAGCGATGATTGCCGTTCAAGTAGAACCCGAGCGTGATGTGGGTTTTGATGATATTGCCGAAAGGATCTACAACTTTCCTGAGGTACGAGCATTGTACTTGATGTCAGGAAGCTATGATTTATCGGTATTTGTCGAAGGCCGTGACATTAGGGAAGTGGCCCATTTTGTATCCACTAAATTGGCGACGATCGACCGGGTTAAGAGCACTGTGACGTACTTTGTCCTAAAGAAATACAAGCAAGAGGGTGTCATCTTGGACGGGAAGACGAAACCGAAGAGAATGGCGGTGTCACCATGA
- the yqeK gene encoding bis(5'-nucleosyl)-tetraphosphatase (symmetrical) YqeK — MDIDELRGEVGKVLSAGRFRHTLGVTQTAAALAEQWEASGVEAVTAGLLHDYARELAGEQLLQIAIDFGILKLQIEESYPDLLHGPVAAILAREHFGITNDNVLNAIAYHTTGRAGMSKLEKIVYLADYIEPGRSFPGVKGIRRLAFVDLDRACLIALRRTCHYVLRRELPLHIATVEAVNDLLLSASS, encoded by the coding sequence ATGGATATAGATGAACTGCGGGGCGAAGTAGGGAAGGTGCTTAGCGCAGGGCGATTTCGGCATACACTAGGTGTGACACAAACGGCTGCAGCTTTGGCTGAACAGTGGGAAGCAAGTGGTGTGGAGGCGGTAACCGCTGGTTTACTTCATGACTATGCCCGAGAGCTGGCTGGGGAGCAGTTATTGCAAATAGCCATTGATTTTGGTATATTGAAGCTGCAGATTGAGGAGTCTTACCCGGACTTGCTACACGGGCCGGTGGCGGCAATCTTGGCTCGGGAGCATTTTGGTATTACCAATGATAATGTTTTGAATGCCATTGCTTATCATACTACTGGACGAGCTGGGATGTCGAAGCTGGAGAAGATTGTGTATCTTGCGGACTACATCGAACCCGGTCGGAGCTTTCCCGGTGTGAAGGGGATACGTCGACTTGCTTTCGTGGATCTAGATAGGGCTTGTCTGATAGCCCTTAGGAGGACTTGTCATTACGTTTTGCGAAGGGAGCTTCCCCTGCACATAGCTACAGTGGAGGCTGTTAATGATTTACTATTGTCGGCATCAAGCTAA
- a CDS encoding LCP family protein translates to MLPEEEYRKRMEELDKQAVDRRQVRRKRTFIVVFVILFAIVLAVLAAWYTYYKQIYWDAPRRPKTEGSLVFQELERLTTVLVLGGDILDKEEGRTDTIFVLGYLPNSNFVSVLTIPRDTLVEVDGAMSRINEANGKGGPGLAMDCVETLLGVEIDYYVLLNFQAFEKIIDTLGGVELVVEKDMQYDDFAGNLHIDITAGLQVLDGRTALGYIRYRGDGLGDITAADPVKDVYKGRVVRQQNFISALQKQVLRPATILRLPALLSDVSQGVKTNLPIRKAISIAKRFHRTEDLHYGVIPGSEQRIRGASYWIADQDVLAYEVIEVFSGITRPVIGVLNGSGKRGIAAEVASCLRQNGYRIQEIGNADHYDYETTQIKYQESQNRDFAEQVRSLMGETAEIMEEVDQAVDLLVIVGKDYVSSN, encoded by the coding sequence ATGCTTCCAGAAGAGGAATATAGAAAACGCATGGAAGAGTTGGATAAACAGGCAGTAGATCGAAGACAGGTGCGGCGTAAGCGGACCTTTATTGTTGTCTTTGTAATCTTGTTTGCGATTGTACTTGCTGTTTTGGCTGCATGGTATACTTACTACAAGCAGATCTACTGGGACGCCCCTAGGAGGCCAAAAACGGAAGGTTCCTTAGTCTTCCAGGAACTAGAGAGGTTAACCACGGTGCTTGTTTTAGGTGGCGATATCCTCGACAAGGAGGAGGGACGTACTGATACTATATTTGTCCTAGGTTATCTGCCAAATAGTAATTTTGTTAGTGTATTAACTATTCCCCGGGATACCTTAGTCGAAGTTGACGGAGCTATGAGTAGAATCAATGAGGCAAACGGCAAAGGCGGACCTGGTCTAGCCATGGACTGTGTCGAGACGCTCTTGGGTGTTGAGATTGATTATTATGTTCTACTTAATTTCCAGGCCTTTGAGAAAATTATAGATACTCTCGGGGGAGTAGAGCTTGTAGTGGAAAAAGATATGCAATATGATGATTTTGCTGGTAATTTGCATATCGATATCACAGCTGGCCTCCAAGTTCTTGACGGGCGGACTGCCTTAGGGTATATTCGGTATCGAGGAGATGGGTTGGGAGATATCACGGCGGCTGATCCCGTAAAAGATGTGTACAAGGGTCGTGTTGTTCGTCAACAGAACTTTATTAGTGCGCTGCAAAAACAGGTTCTGCGGCCCGCAACTATCCTCCGATTACCTGCGTTGCTTTCCGATGTGAGCCAAGGGGTGAAGACTAATTTGCCCATTAGGAAAGCAATCAGCATCGCTAAGCGTTTTCATAGAACTGAGGACCTTCACTATGGGGTTATCCCGGGGTCCGAACAGCGAATTAGGGGGGCTAGTTACTGGATTGCTGACCAAGATGTGTTAGCCTATGAGGTGATCGAGGTGTTTTCAGGGATCACACGTCCCGTAATTGGAGTTTTAAACGGCTCCGGAAAGCGCGGTATTGCCGCAGAGGTTGCTAGTTGTCTGCGTCAAAATGGCTATAGAATTCAAGAGATAGGGAACGCAGATCACTACGACTATGAAACAACTCAGATTAAGTACCAAGAGTCTCAGAACAGAGACTTTGCTGAACAAGTTAGGAGTCTAATGGGAGAAACGGCTGAGATTATGGAGGAAGTAGATCAGGCCGTTGATTTGCTGGTAATCGTAGGGAAAGATTACGTATCCAGCAACTAA
- a CDS encoding glutamate-5-semialdehyde dehydrogenase, giving the protein MVSYVESKAQKAKEASRVLASLSSKKKDEALLAMADALLDGAQEILAANEQDVACAKEKGISGALLDRLMLTLQRINDMAIGLREVAMLPDPVGEIEQMWKRPNGLEIGRMRVPLGVIGIIYEARPNVTVDAAGLCLKSGNAVLLRGSGEALESNKAITQVITQGALSSGIPEGAVGLIEEPSRAGVQAMLRLDRYIDVLIPRGGAGLIRTVMENATVPVIATGVGNCHIYVDRVANEKQAVEIILNAKTQRPGVCNAVETLLVHQDIAPRFLSELARRLGDAGVEVRGCNRAVEIVPTWHPATEEDWDTEYLDLILAVKVVEGFEQAVDHITVHGTQHSECIITQDYSLARRFLHEVDAAAVYVNASTRFTDGGQFGLGAEMGISTQKLHARGPMGLRELTTVKYIILGEGQIR; this is encoded by the coding sequence ATTGTTAGTTATGTAGAGAGTAAAGCCCAGAAGGCTAAGGAAGCAAGTCGGGTATTAGCGTCCTTGTCTAGCAAGAAGAAGGATGAGGCCCTGTTGGCCATGGCCGATGCCCTATTGGATGGTGCGCAGGAGATCCTTGCTGCCAATGAACAAGATGTAGCCTGTGCTAAGGAAAAGGGCATTTCAGGTGCGCTACTGGATCGATTGATGCTAACCCTCCAACGGATTAACGATATGGCGATAGGGCTGCGGGAAGTAGCCATGTTGCCGGATCCTGTTGGTGAGATTGAGCAGATGTGGAAACGACCCAATGGTCTGGAAATTGGCCGTATGCGGGTGCCTTTAGGGGTAATCGGGATTATCTATGAGGCCAGGCCCAATGTAACCGTTGATGCAGCGGGATTGTGTCTTAAGTCGGGGAATGCAGTCTTGCTGCGGGGAAGCGGGGAGGCGCTAGAATCAAACAAAGCGATCACCCAAGTGATTACCCAAGGGGCGCTATCCAGTGGGATCCCCGAGGGGGCTGTTGGGCTAATCGAAGAACCTAGTCGGGCAGGGGTTCAAGCCATGCTGCGACTAGACAGATACATTGATGTCTTAATTCCCCGGGGTGGAGCAGGACTAATAAGAACGGTTATGGAGAACGCTACGGTACCAGTGATTGCTACCGGAGTTGGGAACTGCCATATTTATGTGGACCGAGTGGCCAATGAGAAACAGGCTGTGGAGATTATTCTCAATGCCAAGACACAGCGGCCTGGGGTCTGTAATGCGGTGGAGACATTGTTGGTCCATCAGGATATTGCACCGAGATTTCTATCTGAATTGGCTCGCAGATTGGGTGATGCTGGTGTTGAAGTTCGGGGATGTAATAGAGCCGTGGAAATTGTACCGACCTGGCATCCGGCAACCGAAGAAGACTGGGATACAGAGTATCTTGACTTGATCTTGGCTGTTAAGGTCGTTGAAGGGTTTGAGCAGGCGGTGGATCATATCACGGTACACGGCACACAACATTCGGAATGCATTATTACTCAAGATTACTCCCTTGCCCGCCGGTTTCTACACGAGGTGGATGCCGCGGCAGTGTATGTAAATGCCTCAACTCGTTTTACCGATGGAGGGCAATTTGGGCTAGGGGCGGAAATGGGCATTAGTACACAGAAGCTACATGCGAGGGGTCCCATGGGCCTAAGAGAGCTTACGACGGTTAAGTATATTATTCTCGGTGAAGGGCAAATTCGTTAG